TTTTGCTAGATTACCATGACCAATTTCACGTCTTTTAGGATTACTAATAATCCCAATTTCACCAACAGAGTAAGAAGGAAAATTATAATGAAATAAAAAATTATCTATTTTATTATTAATTAAATTATCTAAAGATTGTGCATCTCTAGCAGTACCTAATGTTGCTGTTACTAAAGCTTGTGTTTCTCCACGTGTAAATAAAGCTGAACCATGTGTTCTAGGAAGAATTCCTGTACGTACATCTAAATTACGGATCATATCATGTTCACGACCATCAATTCTAAGATTTTTATCAATAATATTTTTTCTTACTATTTTCTTTTCTAATTCATAAAAAATTTCATTTATATGATTAATAGATGTATTTTCATATTCTTTTTCTTCTTTTAATAATTCAATAATTTTTAATTTAATTAAATCAATTTGATTAATTCTATTTTGCTTTTCTTTAATACTATATGCGTTTATTAAATCTTTTTGTGATAAAAAAATAATTTTTTGTTTAAGATTTTTATTTATAGGATATAATGTCCATTCTTTATCTTTTTTTTTAACTTTATTAGATAAATGAATAATATTATCAATTAATTTTTGTTGTTTATTATGACCATATATTATTGCATTTAAAATTTGTTCTTCAGTTAATAAATTAGATTTTGCTTCTACCATTAAAATAGCTTTTTTTGTACTAGTAACAATTAAATCTAATTCACTATTTTTCATCTCTTTTATACTAGGATTTAGTATATATTTTTTATTAATATAACCAACACGAGCAGTTCCAAATATTCCATTAAAAGGAATTCCGGATAAATTTAAAACAGTAGATGCTCCAATAATAGCTACAATATCCGGATTAATATCAGGATTTAAAGACATAACAGTAGCAATTATTTGTACTTCATTTAAAAAACCTTTTTTAAATAATGGTCTTATAGGACGATCTATTAAACGAGAAATTAATATTTCTCCTTCACTAGGACGTCCTTCTCTACGAAAAAAATTACCAGGAATACGTCCAGCAGCATATGATTTTTCTTGATAGTATACCGATAATGGAAAAAAATTTTGTTCTGGTACTACTTTTTTATCTACTACCATTGTTACAAAAACAGCTGTATCATCAATACTAACCATTACTGCTGATGTTGCTTGTCTAGCTATCATTCCTGTTTCAATAGTTACAGTATTATTACCATAACGAAATCTATGAATAATGGGATTTAACAAAATAAATATCCTTTAAAAAAATTTAATATTAAGAATTTAAACTTTTAAAAATTTATAAATAATATTAAAAATATA
Above is a genomic segment from Enterobacteriaceae endosymbiont of Donacia dentata containing:
- the pnp gene encoding polyribonucleotide nucleotidyltransferase gives rise to the protein MLNPIIHRFRYGNNTVTIETGMIARQATSAVMVSIDDTAVFVTMVVDKKVVPEQNFFPLSVYYQEKSYAAGRIPGNFFRREGRPSEGEILISRLIDRPIRPLFKKGFLNEVQIIATVMSLNPDINPDIVAIIGASTVLNLSGIPFNGIFGTARVGYINKKYILNPSIKEMKNSELDLIVTSTKKAILMVEAKSNLLTEEQILNAIIYGHNKQQKLIDNIIHLSNKVKKKDKEWTLYPINKNLKQKIIFLSQKDLINAYSIKEKQNRINQIDLIKLKIIELLKEEKEYENTSINHINEIFYELEKKIVRKNIIDKNLRIDGREHDMIRNLDVRTGILPRTHGSALFTRGETQALVTATLGTARDAQSLDNLINNKIDNFLFHYNFPSYSVGEIGIISNPKRREIGHGNLAKKSLIPVMPDINNFPYTIRIVSEITESNGSSSMASVCGASLAMMDAGIPIKNAVAGIAMGLIKENKNFIILSDILGDEDHLGDMDFKVAGTEKGITSLQMDMKIEGITYKIMKLALAQAKLARLHILKIMKKAICFPRKNISEFAPRIHTIKINPEKIKDMIGKGGSVIRALTEETDTIIEIEDNGVIKIAAKNNEQIKFAISRIEEITADIIIGKIYNGKVIRIVDFGAFISIGNGKEGLVHISQIANKHVNKVSDYLKLLQNVFVKVMEIDKQGRIRLSIKAANKNVSKKI